A window of Phyllobacterium sp. T1293 contains these coding sequences:
- a CDS encoding amino acid ABC transporter substrate-binding protein, with translation MKNLVLKGVLGASALVLLASAASAGTLDDVKKKGFVQCGVNTGLAGFGAPNDKGEWSGFDVDYCRAVAAAVFGDGTKVKFTPLSAKDRLPALQSGEIDVLIRNTTWTLSRDTQGFDFPGVNYYDGQGFMINAKKLSGINSALQLSGASVCVQAGTTTELNLADYFKANKMEYNPVVFEKLEEVNAAYDAGRCDVYTTDQSGLYAIRLTLSAPDDHVVLPEIISKEPLGPVVRQGDSQWADVIRWTHYALLTAEELGITKANVDELTKSDSPEIKRVLGQEANTKLGTDLGLTNDWVVKIVKAVGNYGELFESNVGSGSKLKIARGINAQWSKGGLQYAMPIR, from the coding sequence ATGAAAAATCTTGTTTTGAAGGGCGTATTGGGGGCATCTGCGTTGGTCCTGCTGGCTTCCGCTGCTTCCGCTGGCACGCTTGATGACGTTAAGAAAAAAGGCTTCGTGCAATGCGGCGTAAACACAGGTCTTGCTGGTTTCGGCGCACCAAACGACAAGGGTGAGTGGTCCGGTTTCGACGTTGACTATTGCCGTGCCGTTGCCGCCGCCGTTTTTGGCGATGGAACCAAGGTAAAGTTTACACCGCTTTCCGCCAAGGATCGTCTTCCTGCTTTGCAGTCGGGTGAAATTGACGTTCTGATTCGCAACACCACATGGACACTGAGCCGCGACACGCAGGGCTTTGATTTCCCCGGTGTCAATTATTACGACGGTCAGGGCTTTATGATCAACGCCAAGAAGCTGTCGGGTATCAATTCCGCATTGCAGCTTTCGGGTGCATCGGTTTGCGTTCAGGCCGGCACAACGACCGAACTCAATCTCGCCGACTACTTCAAGGCGAACAAGATGGAATACAATCCTGTCGTGTTCGAGAAGCTTGAAGAGGTCAACGCCGCCTATGATGCCGGCCGTTGCGACGTCTATACCACCGACCAGTCGGGCCTTTATGCCATCCGTCTGACACTTTCTGCGCCGGATGATCACGTTGTTCTGCCTGAAATCATTTCGAAGGAGCCTCTCGGCCCCGTCGTTCGTCAGGGCGACAGCCAGTGGGCTGACGTTATCCGCTGGACACATTATGCCCTGCTGACCGCTGAAGAACTTGGCATCACCAAGGCCAATGTTGACGAACTGACGAAGAGCGACAGCCCTGAAATCAAGCGCGTGCTTGGTCAGGAAGCCAACACCAAGCTTGGAACGGACCTTGGTCTGACCAATGACTGGGTTGTCAAGATCGTCAAGGCGGTCGGCAACTATGGCGAACTGTTCGAGTCCAATGTCGGTTCCGGCAGCAAGCTCAAGATTGCACGCGGCATCAATGCTCAGTGGAGCAAGGGTGGCCTGCAATACGCAATGCCGATCCGCTGA